The genomic window TGTAAAACACTTTTAAACAGATGTGTAAAATCAGATTATTGAAATAATTTAGAGTATGCTCCATTGTAATGTCCTAGGGAGATTATATTACAGTACAGCTAACTGCCCGCTCTGCTGCTAAGAGGATGTTGGCCCAATAACTTCCTATGGAGCTGAGCCTTGGCCAGGTCAGCAGAGAGAGTGTCCACCATCCTGTCTGTGGTCTGCTTCATCAGAAAAGTTGCCTGTAAGGCCTTGTCTAATGTCTTATGTATTGAGTCCTCCTGAAAAGCGTGCAACCTAATATATGCTTTATTTGAATACGTACATAATATACAACTGTTCAAacgtctggggtcagtaagattttgcaatatatgctcaccaaggttgtatttatttgttcagtgATATAGTATTActctaaatattattaaaataaatgttttgtttttatatattttaaaaaggaattggttcctgtgatgcaaagctgaattttcagcattattactacattcttcagtgtcacatgatccttcaaaaatatttttaatatgctgctttgctacttaataaacatttttattatccatgttgaaaacatttgtgctgcttcatgtttttgtgaaattagtgattttttgatgaatataaagttcaaaagaacagcatttatttgaaatatgaatattttgtaacattataaatctctaTTATCTTTACATccttattgtataaaaatatttcttacaaaaaaaaaatcttacaacccccaaacttctgaacagtaatgtatatatGTTAAGTATATGTTACTATGTTTTGCAGGAGTACTATGACATTGCTTCAAAAATTCCTTTTAggatattcatttttaaaactgtGGAACTTTTCCATTGCACTAAAGGCTCTTTATAGTGTAAAGGGTCATCTGGttattcttcacactaagaaaaaaaaatggttcttttaggaactgtccactgaatggttctttggggaaccaataATTTGTGGGGGGAAAATCTAGTTTAGTTGGACACTTACAGGACCCTAACTTGAAGTACCTGTGGGGGGGTGCCTCTGTTCTGGCTATAGGTCTGTCCCTTATGCTTCCACGCCAATGGATACCTGCCACTCGGATAATCAGTCTTCTGGCTCTCATGAGGCAGGTGACCAAGACTCTCCTCTAGTGCCCTCCTGAGGCATGACACCTCATACTCCAGTGCACGGATAACCACACTGCTGTGAAGAGCACAATGGAAATGATGGCTAATCTAACCATTTACAGGTAACAATAAACGACTTCCTTTATTAATACTTACTTGTGGCATGAGCAGTGTGATGCTGAGTGCGTCTCATTTGCAGTATAGCTCTTACCCAGCTGAGCTGAGCATCCCCTCTTCTGTTAGTCACGGAAGTGGCAGCAACTAATGATCGATCATCCTCTGTTAGAACTCTAACAGATGCATTCTGAGTAATGCTTCTTGCGTCCATGGCTTGTGTTCCCAGCTTTTCATATTCCACGTGGTACACTGTGGGCTGCACAGGTCGTGGTGCCGCTGATATAGTTGTTCGTACATTGGAGTGGGAGGCTTCACTGTCTGAACCGTTCATATTTGCCATGAGGATGACATCATCAGAGAGTGCAGAACTGAACAAGAACATgggaatttaaaaaatatatattttttcaaatgtcaGTTCTGCTATAGATAAAATTTATAATCTgaatataaaagcacatttagTTAGGCATTTATTCCAATTTGTggaacaatttgtattgtaatgAAAATGTGGCAGGGCATCTCAGTTATAATGACTGGCTTCCATTCAGTGGTGAGTTTCTGCACTGCTGCTTTGAGTATGTTTCCTTTCCTATTTCTAGTGTTTTGAATGCTCTGTGTACTGACTACTAACTGATTCAACCCCCTCTGAAGAGCcctcttcagtctcacatgattcTGACAGTTAGTAAAATAGATCTAGTTGACtgttgaactgttttcaacatggatgagaataatttttttgagcagtaaatTCTAATGATAGttaacaattttactgtttttactaaatTTTTGGAAAAAATTCTGAATGTATCAGTATTTCATGGTAGcctatttacattttcaaaatactgAAAACTATTTTTTGGTTATGTTTCTCAGCgacaccccaaaaaaaaaaaaaacatgaaattgcatTGTATTGCCATATGGCATTACTATAGTACCATGTCCAAACCATGGTAGTACCATTGCAGCTTTACAATATCTAAATATATCTTACCAGTGAGTTGTGGGCTCTCAGGTAATGTTACACCCATGCCCTGCGAGAGGTTAACAGTGAAGGTTCACTGAAATGAAGACTGTCATCATCACTGATATACTGATATCTTTCCCACAGCACTGATGAAGGTCTGATGTGAGCATCATCTTCACCGTCCATATCCTCCGTTTCTTCAGATGGCACTCCATCAAACCCATTCTGTGCGTGTACAATGGATTTGAAGATCTTTGGCACAAGTGTTGTTACATGACATGTTTTAGCAGGCAGTTTATTATCATTCTTGTTTGAGACCGATCATGGTTactatttgatgttttaaaaaaattgctttttcaCTGTTTACCAAAGGGtaattttgtttcatgttttatgcTGTTTAGACTTTAGTCTGTGAGTGGTGTTGTTCTTTTAATTTTAGAGAAATGTATTCCTGTTTAAATAAATTTCTAACGCCTTTCTATTCTTTTCATAGCAACAATAATACACATAAAGTGTGGAACACTTATAACTGCAAATGAATCTCTGTTTTTCCAATAACACTATATTATAAATCCGCTAATTATTTGTAGGCCTACTTATTTCCAGATATTAATGACATATCTTActggataaatgaataaataattaaatagtaattaaatagtaaaaaacaaatacataataaacTAGAAAATTAACACTCGAACACTTTAACTCTAAGTTGCTCTAATAATATGACATTGCAGTTACTTTTGATGCTTTGTTCCAAGCTCTACGACAGTTTGCGCCGTCTTCATAAAAGAATGACATAGCCTACTGGAAAGAAATAATAAAGTCTCTGTAGTTTCTCAAGACCTTGATGTAGGAACTTCTTGggcaatttaaataataaatgttgtatCTGGATTATTGGTTATAAGCAGACGGGGAGGATTAAAAGAGGTGGTTAACCGATAAGCCTTAAGATCAGCTGTCAGTCATTCAGCTGTGCTCCAAAACCGTTTAATTCATTTGAAGAGTCGAAATAGCTAGATAATGATTTACTTTACAAATAAAGCCGAATAAAACAATTAAGTGTTTTAAGAGTTATGCAAAATAAAGAAGTGTTTTCCTAGCAGAGCAGAAGAACAATACAAATTCAAATTTCACTGGTGATTCATAGTGGGTGTGGTTATATTTGAATTCtgggctctgattggccagtttgGTCAGGACCACGCGGCCCTATGTACGGATGTGTGTAAAGTTTTTTCTCTATACACTGCGTCGGTGACTCGATTACGAATGTATGAATTAAACGGAAACGGTTTTCATCGGTTCTTACAGTATGACTGGATTTGACTGTTTTGTGTTATCGATTCTGTTGGTTGTAAGAGACTGAACCGAGTGTATGATCAGTGGGGAATCGGAGGAGTTTGAGTGAGTATGTCTTAAGTTTAGACGTAACGTAACGGCCGTTAAGACAGATCTGCACGcgcaaacacaacaaaaacatgaacgtAAACCAAAATGCAAACTTCAAAGCGTGCAGAGACCTTCTTAGGTACTATATTACGATTTCAGTACAATGGAACGTGcgacagttttattattattattatttttttttttacttaatttaaaaataagttatCTTCTGTGCCGTAAAATTAAAGatggtttaacatttaaattatttaccaGCAATATAACGTTAATTATGTTTGAGCCTTTTCTCTCTGGTTTATAAATGACTAACTTTTGCTAGGGCTTTTACACTTTCATTACTCTGACGATATTCTTATTCACAGCGCTTTCTGACTAATACCTCCTTGCACAATGTAATGGAAAACTCTATGCTGAATTTGGCAGATGTGAAATAATAACTGCTTACAacacactgtgtgtttgtgtataaaggGGTCTTTAAATTGCAGCACCTCAGGAACAGCTGTCAAGTGACAGACATGCTTTGTGTTGATTGAAGTCATCATCACTTCCTGTGTGTCATGCAAGCTGAAGCTTATGTCTGTCTTCTTGTTTACCTCTCTTTATGTCTCATCTTGTTAAACTAACCTGCCTCGGAGTTACTCTGAGAACCACGCTGCTGTTTGTCTGTTAGAATTTACACACAAACCAGTTTTGTGAACAACTCCGTTCTGAAGTTCTGTTCGTTCTTTAGaatgaagaaagaaaatacattggATTTGAAGGTCTTTGGCACAAGTGTTGTTACATGTTTTAGCAGGCAGTTTATCATCATTCTTGTTTGAGACCGAGCATGGTTACTATTTGATGTTAAGAAATTTGTCTTTTTCCCTGTTaaccaaaggttttttttttttctccatggttTATGCTGTTTAGACTTTAGTCTGTGAGTGGTGTTGTTCTTTTAATTTTAGAGAAATGTATTCCTGTTGTAATCAATTTCTATTTTTCAATGACTTTTGCCCCATgtggattttttaaaaagtttttgttaaaGAGGTAAAAGCGATGATGAAACCCACAATGAGGTGACTCAcaacagacttaaaaaaaagttttcaaaaattggactgtgtatttaatgtattttaataaggGAGAGAACTatacaataaaactataaatgcatttaaagatGATAGTTAGACACAtagaaacaatacattttatgtgtattgcaaaataattatatttgtaagTAGTTTGAAAACATATAGGGAGACTGACTGTTAAATAGTTTATAATGCTTGTTTCTCTGATTGGTGgtgatttttttcagaattatgggtaatgtagtttgtCACGATTCCCACCGTTTaacacaactgtttaaaaaatagGATTCAACAAAGACCTATACCATTGACTAACAACCTCACAGCTGACTATGGGTCTGTCTTTAATGATATATACATTTACCAATATGATTTCTACTTACAGAACCAgaccttaatttatttatttatcttttatatataaaaaaattgatttgCCAAACTAAATGTCATGATTTTATCTTTCGAGGGAAGCAACAGACTTCTCTTTAGTGACGTATGCCGAACTTCTCCAATATCTTTGTCTGCTCATACCTTGCCCTTCTACTATCCACTAGCAAATTCATGTTTGAGTGCAACAACCACATCACAAAATACAATCAACAACCGCTGGACAAAATCTAAGTCTGtgcctttcatttttttttctttctctataaTAGTTTGTTATACCCAGATGCATGTTTGCTTCTACTTTGGTTTTGTCACTACTTCTGTATGCACAAGAAACATATGACACACCTATTTACATTGTGCAATATTTCCATCTTTCTAAAATGATAATGATACAGTAGACTGAATGTTTCTGTGAGTTCTGTGGTTCTTCAAGATGATTATCTTATATCTGGATTAGTTCGGCATTGACAAATCAGCTTTCCAAATGTCACAGAGGTGCAATGTTTGAAAGTGGCAAACAGTTTTGAATttaacattttctctttttttcttcttcttttttcattgATTATCTTTACATTAGTGGGGCTTTGTAAGAGAAGGGTAAACAAAACCCCTCTCTTGCCACAAATCTGAATgcgttttatttcatgttttggtACTGGCCTGCATGCATGGCAGATAATCAACTGTGTTTATTGGCCAGTTGTTCTTGCTTTCTCTCTTGTTGTTGGGCCCCCTTGATTTAGCTGTCACATACACAAAACTGATATACACACCCTTAATATCTGCCTCCATTGCATGTGTCCACTGCTTAGTGGGTGTTTCCATGGCATTACGCACAGAATGAGGCTTCACACTCCACGTCTTGTATTCTCTTCACAGAGAGCTCTGGGAGAGCATCCTGGTTGACAGAACCATGTGGTGAATATTATTCTGGATAAACTCATCTGTAGTGCACTGGACTCCACAGCAAAACGTCAGAGAGACTTCGGAactgtttacaattttttttctgggattcaGTTCACTATTCTTCCCTGTTGGATTACTTTCTGGATTTGACTCGGATCAGTACTTCATAATGCTCTTCAATGGCTGTCAGCAGTGCAGTGGTTAGCATGCAGAATGACAACCGGACCTTTGTCCACTACAGGTAGGAAATGCAACacttgaattatgttttattttcagttgtaatGCACTGTTAGAGCAAGTCCAGTATTACCTCATTAATAAAGACGGACCAAAATTGTGTATATGCCACTGTGCATATGCCACTTAATCATAGTTTTTATTTAGCACTGTATTAAATTAACAGACCATAAATGTGTCCTTTGTCTCCTTTGATTTAATAACTAAAAACTTATAAGGATACAAGTAGTCTTCTAATCGAAACTTTCAATAATTCTATAAATTATTGCTAATTGCTTGTCATCTTCATCTGCAGTTTTGGTGGGAAAGATGTTTAACTGAATTTGAATGTCATTCTCAATCTTAAACGGAGAGAAATCTAGCAGTAAAATAAATCCAAATGTTTGATCTAAAAGATTTTGCATCTTAACAATTCCAAGGTAGTATTATTGTGGaggtttattttgtgtgtgtgtgtgtgtgtgtgtgtgagagagagaaagagagagagaaacaggtgTGCCTCAGTTTActcaatatttaaataacatttttaaatcatttatgaCTGTTGCTCATATTGCTGTTCTGCAGTCCATGAGTTGAGTTAGTTTTTATCTTTTAGTCAGTCCTCTGCAAACATCTGTCACCCAGACATTGTTAGCGATGCATATatagtaatatttacatttatgcatttggcagatgcttttatccacttgcattgcattcaaggtatccATTTTATCATTACATGCTTTGCTTGGGAGCCCATGACATTGGCATTGTCCATGCATTGCTGTATAATGTTGAATGTACAAACTGGAGATTTTTAAGTTTACCATAGTTATACTAATTTTGCGTTTATTTCCAGGGACCAGTTTTTAATTAGAAACTAACTACAATCAATGTTTCTGAGTTTCTTTTATTCAGAtccatttcagtttttatattcTAGATGGAAGTGCTGTAAATCATGTATTCTCTTAATCAGTCACACGATGAAATGAGTTTTATATCATCAGAAGCAAACACAGCAGGTCTAATCTCTGTAGTGTCCCTCTCTGTGCGCGCTAATCACACACAACAGTGCGACGCAGAAACACAATCAGATTAGCTGTTCAAGTGCTGAGCACCACAGTTTTTGCCAAAGCCATCTTCAACCTCTGCCCTCAAAGACGTCTGAGGTGACGTTGTATGATGGTCAACTGTTGTGTAGCATATTCTTTTACAAATCGATGAGTTTGTAGTGGTGTAATTCCTGATTCCTGTTGATTTGCAGCCGCGTCGTTATGTATGCGTGTTCAGGACAGGTTGGTTTTAGAGATTACAGCCCCATCAAAAGACTTTTTCAGGAGACATTGAATAATTTTAGATGTCTTTCACATGTCCAGTTTTCTTTGATTGTGGGAGTTGTGAAGGCACCAGGTAGGGCCTCTACAAACTCTGATGGATACTTATTGTGTGTAGGGAATGGGATACATTTATTATGGATAgctgttaaaaatatttattatattattcaatgTAGGTTGGTAGGTAATtaatttttgttgaatttttttttttttcatatagctTTATATTGTTTAAGTTGTAAGGAGTGTTAAGGGCTTAACACTGGCCTTTATTAGTTCACTAACATGATAAATCACACAGCTGATGTGCGTCATATATTGTTGTGTTTTATACCCTaacatacaatgaaaaaacaatgttaaaatgtcaaaaattaaaagtattatttttctgaaatttgttATCCCTTGGTTATAAATGATATCCTGCAAGCCcccaaaattaataatttttaaccatttttgtgtggtttacacacacacagatgattttttttattattcaaagttTTATTTGTCAAACTGccccttttttaaataaaaaatacatcttgGAAAAAAATACAAGAGATCTTGCATGATGTGACTTTCCCAGCATGAACAAATCAGTGGTCTGTTATGGTAGCACCTTACAGTCATCGAGTTTTCCCAGTGTTTGACTATGGGTTAGAGCCATAGAATTTAGtccataaaagtttattttgggtTTCTGTAATGAGGACATCCTACCTCGATTTATTTCTACTAATGTTTGATGCAGAGACATTAAAACTACAGCTCAACCATTCctaaaaatagttttttgctGCCCCCTGCAGGATGGAGGCATCCTGTTTGGACCTGGCTCTGGAGGCCGAGCGTCTGTGTAAGGCAGGGGATTACAGCGCTGGCGTTTCTTTCTTCGAGGCAGCCTTGCAGGTTGGCACAGAAGACCTGCAGGTTCTGAGTGCCGTCTACAGTCAACTGGGCAATGCCTACTTTCACTTGCATGACTACAACAAAGCTCTGGAGTTCCACCACCATGACCTTACTCTAACTAAGTATATTTGCTCAACTTTTCATCAGTTTCTTTTAAGAACTTAATACTTTTactcaacaaggatgcattcatttgatcctGAGTTTAAACAAAACTGtcaataattcatgtttttttgtataatatttgtattgaatGTTAATGACAGCACTGATTTGTTCTCTCAGAACCACTGGGGATCAGCCTGGTGAGGCCAAAGCCAGCGGTAACCTGGGGAACACATTAAAGGTTTTGGGTCGCTTTGATGAAGCGGTGGTCTGCTGCCAGAGACATTTAGATATTGCTAAAGAACTGGGCGACAAGGTGAGTGATTCGCTTAATGTACAATAGACATAATGGAAcatattacatttgcatttattcattttgcattattcattGATGCTTTTATACAGAGACACTTGCAAATGCTACAACACTAGCGATTCATTCTGATGAGGTGGTTATATTAGTGCTGTTGAGTGCTCTGAAATTGACAAACAAATCAAACACTCAGCAGACTGTAAATTAATAGATGCCCACACGGTCTGGTGAATGCTGTAGTTACAGTATATAAaacttttgtaaatgtaaaataatcacTGCTGAATATCATAGAGTTGTGTGAATTTTGATGAATAAATTAACAGGTGTTTATTTATCCTGAATTCAAAGTTGTAAATTGTCAGTGAGATAAGAACTGAGATGaaataaaaattgcaattacAATTAAGTTTGTATTAGATGCACCCAATTATGTCATTTAACATCTAAGGTTCACATGTTTAGTAGTACTTTTTTCTTTCAATTcatgttatgttattttttccTAAAGGTGGGGCAGGCCAGAGCACTTTATAATTTTGGAAATGTGTACCACGCCAAAGGGAAGAGCATCTGCTGGAGCGGAGCAGAACCTGGAGACTTTCCTGAGGAGGTCATGACAGCACTTAGAAAAGCTGCTGAGTACTACAAGTGAGTACCACCAACCCTCACGAGTGGGCATTTTTTACATGACTTGTGAAGTGTTTTTTGCATCCTTCTTTCCTCCCAATTGTTCAGAGAGAACCTGTGTATCGTGAAGGAACTCCGAGACAGGGCAGCACAGGGCAGAACTTATGGAAACCTGGGGAACACATACTACCTGCTAGGAAACTTCAGGGATGCAATGGCCTTTCATGAACAGGTGACTGATCTGTGTCGTCTTTTGTCTATGGTAATTTCCAAAAACAGTGCAAGGCTGTGCAAAAACACTCACTGCACTGTGTGTGATCCATCTGTTTTCCAGCGTTTGCTCATTGCTAAAGAGTTTGGTGATCGGTCTGCAGAAAGGAGAGCCTACTGCAACCTGGGAAACGCTTGTATATTCCTTGGGGAGTTTGAGAGGGCTGCAGAACATTACTGGTGAGTGCAGTGTCAATAGTGTTAATtcttgattaatagatttattatgagagggaaaaagaaagaaagcattaCAGGCCTATTGGGATAGGCTTTAGGTTTGATATATGGATTTTGTTACAGGGTGTCAACTTtgtcttaattttagtttaatcaaattaaaggtaaattttttaacaaatgaggaaaattattatattttattaggtCTTATATTTGAGAATGCGAAAACAGGAATTACGATACATTCTAATGTGATGATTGAACTTAAAGTCTatgaaataattcaataaaagttATGTGTCATTTGGGCTCTGACAGTGATTGTGTTGTGAGTGCAGGAAAGCTCTACAGTTGGCACGGCAGCTGAAGGATTTGGCGGTGGAGGCTCAGGCCTGCTACAGTCTGGGCAACACATACACACTGCTGCAGGACTATGAGAGAGCTATTGACTACCATCTCAAACATCTCATCATCGCCCAGGACCTCAATGACAGGTGCTCTCACACATTGGGAATCATGTTTTAGTAGTGGCCTGGCCAACTGATATATTCCCAGTATTCCCTGCTGATTCCAATAATCTCAAAATCGCAGAATATGAGCCAATGAATTCTCTTggcctttatattaatttatctcCAGTAGTAGTTAACACTtagatgtagaaaaaaaaaatatataaggtgTAATAATTTGTTTTCTGCAGGATCGGAGAGGCTAGGGCCTGTTGGAGTTTGGGAAACGCACATACAGCACTAGGGAATCATGACCAGGCCATGCAGTTTGCAGAGAAACACTTGGAAATAGCAAAAGAGGTACGTGCAGTTATACACCCATCAGTAGTTACATATCTGGAAGTACCATTGATAATTGTTTCAAAGGAAACTTGTTATAAACCCACTCTTGCTTTAAACTGCTGCAAggttatatacattttgaacagaAGAAATTATTAATGTTCTTAGGACGTATTTTAATTAAATGGCCTGATTGTCTTGTTTACAGACTGGTGATCGTAGCGGGGAACTCACTGCTCGCATGAACGTCTCAGATCTTCAGATGGTCCTCGGTCTCAGTTACAGCACAAACAATTCAGTACTTTCTGAAAACAAAGAGTTCGACTACAACCTGCATGGTACAGCAGTCAAACAAACACTAGAACACAAGCACAGCCTTCAGCCATAGTATTTTAATTTCTTCTGTATGGTTAATAAGTGGAATAAAGCATGTGGCCATTGCATTTAAGCTTTTCAACTTATTGATTGGTTCGTTGTTTTTCCAGGAGCCAGGCCCAGAATGAGCCGACGGCACAGTATGGAGAACCTAGAGCTGATGAAACTCACACCTGACAAGATAAATGTGAATCTACATCTACTTATCTGATTCATAACTCTCTTTATAGTCATCAGTTCATAGGACATTGAAGCATGCTATGTTTTCAAATCTCAGCATCAGGAATCATTGAGCAATGTAATTTCTGTCCGGCAGGGTCAGAAGTGGACCAGTGCCATCCTCTTCAAGCAGTCCAAACCCCCACTGGCCAAGTCATCCTCAAAGCTCTCCTTTGTTAATCGTTTCCGAGGAAAGAAGCACAAACTGCAGAGCAGCTCCAGTAAAATCCTTAAGGATACCAGCAACACACGGGAAGCTCCTCAGAACAAAGTACTTAAACCACATGCAAACACGTTTACTAAAACCCATAGAATAAGACCGTTACTTTATTACTCGTCATTCCTGATCTGAAATAGATTAACGAGtccttattatttaaaagaaatggaTATTGCTTCACATCTGAAACATCTTCTCTTTCAGACAACATTGGCTCTAATAACCAAAGTTAAACTACAGTATAGTTGACTTGCATTTGAATCTTACCAGTAAACTGAATGTACTGGTTACAAAACTGTATGTTCTTTGTTCTTCAGAGGGCATttgttttaacctttatttaacctttGACCTCAGCATGGGAGTACAGACATGTTAGGAGACGAGGGCTTCTTTGACTTGCTGAGTCGTTTCCAGAGCAACAGGATGGACGACCAGCGGTGCGCCATACAGGATGGGAGGAGCCACCTGTCTGTCAATTCTAGGTCCACCTCCCCACCCAGAACCATCAGGAAATGTTAGTCGTCTTTCACATTATTCATTAAATAGGTCTTTTAATATTCAAACAAGaagtatttaaaattatataaatattatacaatacatATAGTTGAACTCATCTCTGTCTATTCAGCATTCTCAGAGTCGGCTGCATCTCCAGGTCAGGAGCCGTTTCTCAGACTGTTGGCCAGTGCTCAGGGCAGGAGGCTGGACGAGCAGAGGGCAGGAACAGGGAACAGTCTGCCCGGCCTGCGCACTCTATCCGAACACAGCAGCAGACAGATGATCCTCAGCCAGGTCATGGCCAGCACAGATGCTACCGAACCCGACGACCAGTTCTTTGACATGCTCGTCAAGTGTCAggtgagaatatgtgtgttaaTTACCcagagtaggaaaaaaaaaaatgcaaaatagcaACTGTAGGAAAGAGTTAATTTGTTTAAAGCCATTCTACTCTTCTGTATCTCTCAGGGGTCTCGTCTGGATGATCAGAGGTGTGCACCTCCTCTGCCCTCTGCCCGTGGCCCGACTGTCCCGGATGAAGACTTTTTCAGCCTCATAATGCGCTCACAGGCAAAGAGGATGGATGAGCAGAGAGTCACGCTGCCCTCCTGCCgctgaacaaacatacacactctcttCTGAACTCCATACTCAGAAATGAGCTTTCATACACACGAGTGTTGCAAACCTCATGCTGGTACTACAAATCAGGTCGGGCAACATGCCATCATTATGAACTGTGTCCTGTCTGCTGCATTATTATGAATGGCATTTTGTGTACAGCTGCACTATATTTCTTTCTAgatttgcatttttaaagattGTTGTAGTTTAGGATATATTGCTTTGAtcataagtcaagtcacctttatttatatagcacttttaacaatacagattgtgtcaaagcaactggtatgctatggaaaataattaactaaatataataattcacTACAATGACTCATCTTTTGATAGATAACTGCaggttaatttgtatttaaataacattGTTACTACCACTAGTTACCGTCCAGTTAACTACATGCAGCTGTGACAATATCACAATTTTGTAATGTCACATTTAGTTTATAAAAGTAGTTACTATAAATGTATCTAAAAAGTGGATGATATAGTAAAATTTACATCACAAATGTATAGAAATAAAACCTGTACAGAAATTTTACCTTCACTTTATTCAGTGTTCTTATcaagtatgtattttattttattagtatgtattgcaacagtttttttcccccatgtcaTTTTTACAGAAAAGCAGAGCATTTGAATGTTCTTTAATATACCTGaactataactgaatatgatTTACTAAAATAGTTTTGTCTGAAAGCTGCAGTATAGTAGGGTGAGCTCTTGAGCGCACTGGTCTTCTGTAGTATACAGTTTCTCAAATAATGTAAAACACTAAAGAGAATCATCAAACAAAAATGGTTAAGAGACAGATATTACAGGCAGGTGACTTAAAAGGTTGGGTTCTTGAGCCAGAAGAAtggagattaatttttttattaacattgtcaCTAACTTTACGCACTATGCTACAGATCTTCCTCATGCTGGGTTCACTGGTTGAAGTGGAAAATATGATATCCTTATATAATT from Carassius auratus strain Wakin unplaced genomic scaffold, ASM336829v1 scaf_tig00042586, whole genome shotgun sequence includes these protein-coding regions:
- the LOC113085970 gene encoding G-protein-signaling modulator 2-like, whose amino-acid sequence is MAVSSAVVSMQNDNRTFVHYRMEASCLDLALEAERLCKAGDYSAGVSFFEAALQVGTEDLQVLSAVYSQLGNAYFHLHDYNKALEFHHHDLTLTKTTGDQPGEAKASGNLGNTLKVLGRFDEAVVCCQRHLDIAKELGDKVGQARALYNFGNVYHAKGKSICWSGAEPGDFPEEVMTALRKAAEYYKENLCIVKELRDRAAQGRTYGNLGNTYYLLGNFRDAMAFHEQRLLIAKEFGDRSAERRAYCNLGNACIFLGEFERAAEHYWKALQLARQLKDLAVEAQACYSLGNTYTLLQDYERAIDYHLKHLIIAQDLNDRIGEARACWSLGNAHTALGNHDQAMQFAEKHLEIAKETGDRSGELTARMNVSDLQMVLGLSYSTNNSVLSENKEFDYNLHGARPRMSRRHSMENLELMKLTPDKINGQKWTSAILFKQSKPPLAKSSSKLSFVNRFRGKKHKLQSSSSKILKDTSNTREAPQNKHGSTDMLGDEGFFDLLSRFQSNRMDDQRCAIQDGRSHLSVNSRSTSPPRTIRKSFSESAASPGQEPFLRLLASAQGRRLDEQRAGTGNSLPGLRTLSEHSSRQMILSQVMASTDATEPDDQFFDMLVKCQGSRLDDQRCAPPLPSARGPTVPDEDFFSLIMRSQAKRMDEQRVTLPSCR